The Brachybacterium huguangmaarense genome contains a region encoding:
- a CDS encoding ferritin-like domain-containing protein — translation MAFDMEKFTETSDRVRWEDLELARFRDEPLDAETLRSLRYMCDVEYHTSCFLREMLVTPSHREDEAAGFMTMWNREEFWHGEALAAVLGEHDIVVDYDEIKAKRVKLGWQLALGPLKQSVLSNLVGQDFVAVHMTWGAANELSAVAAYRRMAAMTDHPVLSPLLKRIAQQETRHVAFYTTQARARLEGSERARSIVRMILGKVWRPVGSGMMDEDEVRHVMGHLFAGKPHELDKLDQRIQKMPGLDGLTIFRNAFARMGIA, via the coding sequence GTGGCCTTTGACATGGAGAAGTTCACCGAGACCTCCGACCGCGTGCGGTGGGAGGATCTCGAGCTCGCGCGCTTCCGCGACGAGCCGCTGGACGCCGAGACCCTGCGCTCCCTGCGCTACATGTGTGACGTCGAGTACCACACGTCGTGCTTCCTGCGGGAGATGCTCGTGACCCCCTCGCACCGCGAGGACGAGGCCGCCGGCTTCATGACGATGTGGAACCGCGAGGAGTTCTGGCACGGCGAGGCCCTCGCGGCGGTGCTCGGCGAGCACGACATCGTCGTCGACTACGACGAGATCAAGGCCAAGCGGGTCAAGCTCGGCTGGCAGCTGGCTCTGGGCCCGCTCAAGCAGTCCGTGCTCTCGAACCTCGTGGGCCAGGACTTCGTGGCCGTGCACATGACGTGGGGCGCCGCGAACGAGCTCTCGGCCGTCGCGGCCTACCGGCGCATGGCCGCCATGACGGACCACCCCGTGCTGTCACCGCTGCTCAAGCGCATCGCCCAGCAGGAGACGCGCCACGTCGCGTTCTACACGACGCAGGCTCGTGCCCGCCTCGAGGGCTCCGAGCGGGCCCGCTCGATCGTGCGGATGATCCTCGGCAAGGTCTGGCGACCCGTCGGCTCCGGGATGATGGACGAGGACGAGGTGCGCCACGTGATGGGTCACCTGTTCGCGGGCAAGCCCCACGAGCTCGACAAGCTCGACCAGCGCATCCAGAAGATGCCCGGCCTCGACGGGCTCACGATCTTCCGCAACGCCTTCGCCCGCATGGGCATCGCCTGA